In Leptolyngbya sp. FACHB-261, a genomic segment contains:
- a CDS encoding pentapeptide repeat-containing protein, with amino-acid sequence MLARELLERYSSGERDFRAANLKGADLSGVNLSGANLCEANLKAANLHSANLSHADLSWADLREANLTDTDLTQTNLSGAKLNRAELAEAQLKSASLAGADLNWAKLPEAQLQQASLQEANLTDAELDGANLSQANLDGANLRRTSLNHAELQQVELNNANLRRVKLNQAELSQADLRQSDLTEADLMAANLQEANLSNSNLRRADLREADLKAANLNRANLWSADLREANLLEADLSEAYLIDADFDDANLHRATMPDGSVHD; translated from the coding sequence ATGCTGGCTAGAGAACTGTTAGAGCGTTACAGCAGCGGGGAACGCGATTTTCGAGCCGCTAACCTGAAGGGAGCTGATTTGAGCGGCGTTAACCTCAGCGGTGCTAATCTTTGTGAGGCAAATCTCAAAGCGGCGAACCTGCACAGCGCTAATCTCAGTCACGCCGATCTGAGTTGGGCTGATTTACGCGAGGCCAATCTCACTGATACTGATTTGACCCAAACAAATCTCAGCGGTGCTAAGCTGAATCGTGCTGAATTGGCAGAGGCTCAATTGAAGAGTGCCAGTTTAGCAGGAGCGGATTTAAATTGGGCGAAACTACCCGAAGCACAACTGCAACAGGCTAGCCTGCAAGAAGCAAATTTAACTGATGCAGAGCTAGACGGAGCTAACCTCTCCCAGGCTAATTTGGACGGTGCCAACTTGCGACGAACCAGCTTGAACCATGCTGAATTGCAGCAGGTAGAGCTGAACAATGCTAATTTGCGGCGGGTCAAACTCAATCAGGCTGAATTATCACAGGCTGACTTACGGCAATCGGATTTGACTGAAGCGGATCTGATGGCAGCCAACTTGCAAGAAGCCAACCTCAGCAACAGCAATTTGCGACGAGCGGATCTGCGAGAGGCAGATCTCAAAGCAGCTAATCTCAACAGAGCTAATCTCTGGAGTGCCGATCTTAGGGAGGCCAATCTGCTAGAGGCAGACTTGAGTGAGGCTTACTTGATTGATGCCGACTTCGATGACGCTAATCTACATCGAGCCACAATGCCCGATGGCAGTGTTCACGATTGA
- a CDS encoding aspartate/glutamate racemase family protein, with product MLPERPMRIKVINGNTFEPMTRGIDQAAQAAKLPGTEVITVQPQAGPESIEGFYDEYLAIPGILEQIILDNGKSDAFVIACWGDPGLEGARELTTRPVVGIAEASMYVANMLAARWGVVTTLHRVRDMVEKTIHKTGFGHRCVAVRTTELSVLETEQARQATLKALEVAGREAIQDGAEALCLGCAGMSGLDTELEQRLGVPVIDSVAAAIKMAESLVALRKQTSKALTYKSPETKLIKGFPEHMQTRRSTVGLH from the coding sequence ATGCTGCCTGAGCGCCCAATGCGGATTAAAGTCATTAATGGCAATACGTTTGAGCCAATGACGCGCGGCATTGATCAAGCAGCTCAGGCGGCAAAGCTGCCTGGAACTGAAGTGATCACAGTTCAACCCCAAGCCGGCCCTGAATCTATTGAAGGTTTTTACGATGAATATTTAGCCATTCCCGGCATTCTTGAGCAGATTATTCTAGACAATGGCAAGTCTGATGCCTTTGTGATTGCTTGTTGGGGTGATCCGGGTTTAGAAGGGGCCCGAGAGCTCACTACTCGGCCTGTCGTTGGCATTGCCGAAGCCAGTATGTATGTGGCTAATATGCTAGCTGCCCGTTGGGGCGTAGTGACAACCCTACATCGGGTTCGGGACATGGTTGAGAAAACCATTCACAAAACAGGCTTTGGTCACCGCTGTGTTGCAGTGCGCACCACCGAACTCTCAGTTCTCGAAACCGAGCAGGCACGGCAAGCTACGCTCAAGGCGTTGGAAGTTGCTGGACGAGAGGCTATTCAGGATGGTGCTGAGGCTCTTTGTCTAGGGTGTGCTGGCATGAGTGGGCTAGACACCGAACTAGAGCAACGCTTAGGCGTTCCAGTGATCGATTCAGTTGCTGCAGCGATCAAAATGGCTGAATCTCTGGTCGCCCTTCGTAAACAAACGAGCAAGGCGTTAACGTATAAATCACCGGAGACTAAGTTAATCAAGGGCTTCCCCGAACACATGCAAACACGTCGATCTACAGTCGGACTTCACTGA
- a CDS encoding AbrB family transcriptional regulator, with product MPRKKAEPETSKPETAQPLTGRELLDKVKSLTGLSKKEKARACGYVSTTPSRGEQVNLIEFYKALIEAEGIVLDDRDKVAGQSRGGRSASYNLKVQKNGQVMIGAAHTRQMGLEPGDQVTLKVGRKYIQLLIDNQEED from the coding sequence ATGCCTAGAAAGAAAGCAGAACCAGAAACCTCCAAGCCTGAAACCGCTCAACCGTTGACCGGACGTGAGTTGTTAGACAAAGTCAAATCCCTCACAGGCTTATCGAAAAAGGAAAAAGCTCGTGCTTGTGGTTATGTTTCAACGACTCCCAGCCGAGGCGAACAGGTTAACCTCATTGAGTTCTACAAGGCACTGATTGAAGCAGAAGGAATTGTCCTTGATGACAGAGACAAAGTGGCTGGGCAGAGTCGCGGAGGACGCAGCGCTAGCTACAATCTGAAAGTGCAGAAAAATGGACAGGTAATGATTGGTGCGGCTCATACTCGTCAGATGGGACTTGAGCCAGGTGATCAGGTAACACTCAAGGTTGGGCGCAAGTACATTCAACTGCTGATCGATAACCAGGAAGAAGATTGA
- a CDS encoding N-acetylglucosamine kinase, whose amino-acid sequence MSYVLGIDGGGTKTTCFLLNDTGQLLGQGMAGPSNYQTVGAEIACNSIISAMQQATQPIVTQSISTIEIKALCLGLAGVGRWQDVQLAHCWIQQLVINSALPLLWSLQPSTTVICNDFEIALMGGLGHSVGVVVIAGTGSAIFGRNQQGMTRRVGGWGYLLGDEGSAYDIAIASLRAVLKSEDGRLGPTSLKNRLLQHLGLSNLADLVEVVYRRGWGAKEIAALAPLVDEAAAEGDKIATDIIQAAIRELALATQVVVKDLFSEAARCEVVLTGKVWQGRAKMQQQFEAALVGFTPTIQIVQPRHAPAYGAGLLALQALHRGVQPSG is encoded by the coding sequence ATGAGCTATGTCTTGGGAATTGATGGAGGAGGCACCAAAACCACTTGCTTCCTGCTAAATGATACAGGTCAATTGTTGGGTCAAGGCATGGCAGGCCCTTCAAATTATCAGACCGTTGGTGCTGAGATAGCTTGCAATTCGATTATTTCGGCAATGCAACAAGCTACACAGCCAATTGTTACACAGTCAATCAGTACTATAGAAATTAAGGCTCTTTGCCTGGGCCTAGCAGGGGTTGGGCGATGGCAAGATGTCCAACTAGCTCATTGTTGGATACAACAATTAGTGATCAATAGTGCGTTGCCACTGCTCTGGTCGCTCCAACCGTCTACAACGGTCATTTGCAATGATTTTGAGATTGCATTGATGGGAGGGCTTGGCCATTCTGTAGGAGTCGTGGTCATCGCCGGTACCGGCTCTGCGATATTTGGGCGCAATCAGCAAGGAATGACGCGGCGAGTTGGAGGTTGGGGTTATCTGTTGGGAGATGAAGGTAGCGCCTATGATATTGCCATTGCTAGTCTGAGGGCGGTCCTTAAATCTGAGGATGGCCGCTTAGGCCCAACCAGCCTTAAAAATCGTCTACTGCAGCACCTAGGCTTAAGCAATTTGGCAGACTTGGTAGAAGTTGTCTATCGCCGAGGCTGGGGAGCCAAGGAGATTGCAGCCCTAGCACCGCTTGTTGATGAGGCAGCAGCTGAAGGGGACAAAATTGCGACAGATATCATCCAAGCAGCGATCAGAGAACTAGCTCTGGCCACTCAGGTTGTTGTCAAAGATCTATTTAGTGAAGCTGCCCGTTGTGAGGTTGTCCTGACTGGCAAGGTTTGGCAAGGACGGGCCAAAATGCAGCAGCAATTTGAAGCTGCGCTGGTTGGATTCACACCCACAATTCAGATCGTGCAGCCACGGCATGCTCCTGCTTATGGAGCAGGATTACTTGCCTTGCAAGCTCTGCACCGTGGAGTACAACCTTCAGGCTAA